A region from the Triticum urartu cultivar G1812 chromosome 1, Tu2.1, whole genome shotgun sequence genome encodes:
- the LOC125513881 gene encoding uncharacterized protein LOC125513881: MPPATDSAAGLAAAVLAASTPRAAAEAVSSVADFLRRHHSGADQPRAFFADALPALLFRLFVSSSPASRCFLDLAAGDPALADLIASLLAPSGPLLVAISAADRHSLARFTFPRERLPDWLGFALSSTAASSDKVISPLLAGRVGSKLHLSVFEYYLFWFAYYPISAATAKAAAGASKGSTSTSKPSLKPRVLLESWVSTLASTAGRNPDRKPDRSLYLKLLYAYLKEFVPSDCAPPRGGFGTLLHRNVRDGVEAAGSFRRAELFVHTLVQFWLVGDDFSPLPVRTCRSYGLPLLSLLSRSNPTLSERLPAPGLGDAVKLLVMYLNRSGVCKLADAANVFDGMLLRKESCDSPAGYWNPLMQRPLYRFVLRTFMFCSRDADIKNIAQVFSAWMVYMEPWKAQQDDLNEYDLPPPGGRNVNCVSDRKMQRCDVGYSPAWQGFVLSNYLFYSSLVVHFLGFAHKFIHSDVASVLQMVSKVLEVLGSPELLGLIYKVDAAYHSRVSDSQSCCLDDVLKYVPTIREQLQDWEDGLSKHSTDGSFLYMAKNANLRLFSFDDDGAYNLLQLLLLRAETEIQRLPGDAMRTRHTLDVIKSNMRKVFYKHVESFQAKNLPQGEHKQHHGRGDLFVPKHPSPGKNKLADMQYSGDWMLRPISDTEVAWLARLLICFSAWLNETLRLVHADTDAVPTGPTIIKVDQNEQSRVGGPKDAARMVLVGVFTLLTVAAQWILQFMRTHKIRINLRILASKKLLAVAAMLCMVYSIAKNMLS, encoded by the exons ATGCCGCCGGCGACCGACTCCGCGGCCGGCCTCGCGGCGGCCGTCCTCGCCGCGTCCACGCCGCGGGCCGCGGCGGAGGCCGTCTCGTCGGTCGCCGACTTCCTCCGCCGCCACCACTCCGGCGCGGACCAGCCGCGCGCCTTCTTCGCCGACGCGCTCCCGGCGCTCCTCTTCCGCCTGTTCGTCTCCAGTTCCCCCGCCTCGCGGTGCTTCCTCGACCTCGCCGCTGGCGACCCCGCCCTCGCCGACCTCATCGCGTCGCTCCTCGCCCCCTCCGGGCCGCTCCTCGTCGCCATCTCCGCCGCGGATCGCCACTCCCTCGCTCGCTTCACCTTCCCGCGCGAGCGGCTCCCCGATTGGCTCGGTTTCGCGCTGTCGTCCACCGCGGCCTCCTCCGATAAGGTGATCTCGCCGCTCCTTGCTGGCCGCGTCGGCTCCAAGCTTCATCTCTCGGTGTTCGAGTACTACCTTTTCTGGTTCGCGTACTACCCCATCTCCGCCGCCACGGCCAAGGCTGCCGCGGGCGCCTCGAAAGGGTCGACCTCCACTTCGAAACCCTCGCTTAAGCCACGCGTTCTCCTCGAGAGTTGGGTGTCCACCCTCGCATCCACGGCCGGCCGCAATCCGGATCGGAAGCCCGATAGATCGCTATACCTGAAGCTTCTGTACGCCTACCTTAAGGAGTTCGTGCCCAGCGATTGCGCCCCGCCCCGCGGTGGTTTTGGTACATTGCTGCATCGGAATGTCAGAGATGGTGTGGAAGCTGCTGGATCCTTCAGGCGAGCCGAGTTGTTCGTGCACACACTCGTACAGTTCTGGCTTGTTGGGGACGATTTCTCGCCGCTGCCTGTTCGGACTTGCCGTTCCTATGGGTTGCCTTTACTGTCACTTCTGTCTCGTTCAAATCCTACACTGTCCGAGAGACTGCCAGCTCCAGGACTTGGCGATGCAGTGAAGCTGTTGGTGATGTATTTGAACAGGAGCGGTGTCTGCAAACTTGCTGATGCAGCCAATGTGTTTGATGGAATGCTCTTAAGGAAGGAGTCATGTGACAGTCCCGCTGGCTACTGGAATCCATTGATGCAGAGACCATTGTATCGGTTTGTGCTAAGGACGTTCATGTTCTGCTCCAGGGATGCAGATATCAAGAACATTGCTCAGGTTTTTTCTGCATGGATGGTCTATATGGAACCATGGAAGGCTCAGCAGGATGACTTGAATGAGTACGACCTGCCACCTCCTGGTGGGCGAAATGTGAATTGCGTTAGTGATAGAAAGATGCAAAGGTGTGATGTAGGGTACTCTCCAGCATGGCAGGGCTTCGTGCTGTCCAACTATTTGTTCTATAGTTCACTGGTAGTCCATTTCTTGGGGTTTGCTCATAAGTTTATTCATTCTGATGTCGCTTCAGTGCTGCAAATGGTATCAAAG GTATTGGAAGTTTTGGGTTCCCCGGAATTATTGGGGCTTATCTACAAAGTTGATGCTGCTTATCATTCTAGAGTTTCTGATTCTCAGTCATGTTGTTTGGATGATGTGCTCAAGTATGTGCCAACTATCCGTGAGCAGCTACAG GACTGGGAGGATGGGTTGTCAAAACATAGCACTGATGGGTCTTTCTTGTATATGGCGAAGAACGCTAACCTAAGGCTTTTCAGTTTTGATGATGACGGGGCCTACAACTTGCTTCAG TTACTGTTGCTAAGGGCTGAGACTGAGATTCAACGTTTACCAGGTGATGCTATGCGAACTCGCCATACTTTGGATGTAATCAAATCTAATATGAGAAAGGTATTCTACAAGCATGTGGAAAGCTTCCAGGCGAAGAATCTTCCACAGGGAGAACACAAGCAGCATCATGGACGTGGTGATCTATTCGTACCTAAGCATCCAAGTCCAGGGAAAAACAAACTGGCTGATATGCAATATAGCGGTGACTGGATGTTGAGGCCCATCTCAGACACTGAAGTGGCCTGGCTTGCAAGGCTGCTGATATGTTTTTCAGCTTGGCTTAATGAAACCCTTCGACTTGTACATGCTGATACAGATGCTGTCCCGACAGGCCCAACCATCATCAAGGTCGATCAAAATGAACAAAGCAGAGTTGGAGGCCCAAAGGATGCTGCCAGAATGGTGCTTGTCGGTGTCTTTACGTTGCTCACTGTGGCGGCGCAATGGATCCTGCAGTTCATGAGGACGCACAAGATTAGGATCAATCTCAGAATTCTTGCATCCAAAAAGCTCCTGGCAGTTGCTGCTATGCTGTGCATGGTGTATAGTATAGCAAAGAATATGTTGTCTTGA